One Brassica napus cultivar Da-Ae chromosome C4, Da-Ae, whole genome shotgun sequence genomic region harbors:
- the LOC106396173 gene encoding LRR receptor-like serine/threonine-protein kinase GSO1: MVSPVSLSLILSFSFLFLSHSQSSPSELDILLDIKSSLDPQKRFLTSWTPDSDPCSPGSFDGVACDGNRRVANISLQGMGLTGTIPPSIGLLTSLTGLYLHFNSLTGQIPKDISNLPFLADLYLNVNNLSGEIPPQIGDLDNLQVLQLCYNKLSGSIPTQLGSLNKITVLALQYNQLSGAIPASLGDIRTLTRLDLSFNDLFGPVPVKLAGAPLLEVLDIRNNSFSGFVPSGLKRLNNGFHYTNNHGLCGDGFTDLKPCTGSNEPNLNRPDPTNPNTFRTTNDVKPESADLQRSNCSNKNGGCSSKAAKSSSLGTVMGLIGSILAVAIFGGSMFTWYRRRKQRIGSSLDGMDSRVSTEYNFKEPSRRKSSSPLISLEYSRGWDPLGRGQNSNNNSALSQEVFDSFMFNLEEIERATQSFSEVNLLGKSNVSSVYKGTLRDGSVAAIKCIAKSSCKSDESEFLRGLKMLTLLKHENLVRLRGFCCSKGRGECFLIYEFVPNGNLLQYLDVKDESGDVLEWTTRVTIINGIARGIVYLHGENGNKPAIVHQNLSAEKILIDHWYNPSLADSGLQKLFTDDIVFSKLKASAAMGYLAPEYITTGRFTDKSDVYAFGMILLQILSGKSKISHLMILQAVESGRLNEDFIDPNLRKKFPETEAAQLSRLGLLCTHESSNQRPSMEDVVKELNKLS, translated from the exons ATGGTTTCCCCTGTCTCACTCTCCCTCATCctctccttctccttcctcttccttTCACATTCACAATCTTCGCCATCAGAGCTCGACATTCTCCTCGACATCAAATCCTCTCTCGACCCACAGAAACGCTTCCTCACTTCATGGACTCCAGACTCCGACCCTTGCTCCCCCGGCTCCTTCGACGGTGTCGCCTGCGACGGAAACCGCCGCGTAGCTAACATATCTCTCCAAGGAATGGGTCTAACCGGAACCATCCCTCCTTCCATCGGTCTCCTCACTAGCTTAACCGGTTTATACCTTCACTTCAACTCCTTAACCGGTCAGATTCCTAAAGATATCTCAAATCTACCTTTCCTCGCCGATTTATACCTCAACGTCAACAATCTCTCCGGCGAAATCCCTCCTCAAATCGGAGACTTAGACAATCTTCAAG TTCTTCAGTTATGTTACAACAAGTTAAGTGGGAGTATACCAACACAGTTAGGTTCTCTCAACAAGATCACTGTCTTGGCTTTACAGTATAACCAACTCTCCGGTGCTATACCGGCAAGTTTAGGCGATATCCGTACGTTAACGAGGCTTGATTTGAGCTTCAACGATCTCTTTGGTCCTGTTCCGGTTAAACTCGCCGGTGCTCCTCTGCTTGAAGTTTTAGACATTCGCAACAACTCCTTCTCCGGCTTTGTTCCCTCTG GTTTGAAGAGGCTAAACAATGGGTTCCACTATACAAACAACCACGGTTTATGCGGAGATGGTTTCACAGATTTGAAACCTTGTACCGGTTCTAACGAACCGAACCTAAACCGTCCCGACCCAACAAACCCGAATACTTTCAGAACAACTAATGATGTTAAACCAGAATCTGCGGACTTACAAAGAAGCAACTGCAGCAACAAAAATGGCGGGTGTTCATCAAAAGCCGCAAAGTCCTCATCTTTAGGAACCGTCATGGGACTAATAGGATCAATACTCGCAGTTGCAATCTTCGGCGGCTCAATGTTCACTTGGTACAGACGTAGGAAACAGAGGATTGGAAGCAGTCTTGATGGTATGGACAGCAGGGTAAGCACTGAGTACAACTTCAAAGAACCTTCCAGAAGAAAAAGCTCTTCTCCGTTGATCAGCTTAGAGTACTCGAGGGGTTGGGATCCCTTAGGTAGAGGACAGAACAGTAACAACAACAGTGCATTGTCTCAAGAAGTCTTTGACAGCTTTATGTTTAATCTAGAGGAGATTGAGAGAGCTACTCAGAGCTTCTCTGAGGTTAATCTGTTGGGAAAGAGTAACGTCTCTTCGGTTTATAAAGGTACCCTTAGAGACGGCTCTGTTGCAGCCATCAAATGTATAGCGAAATCGAGCTGTAAGTCAGATGAATCGGAGTTTCTCAGAGGGTTGAAGATGCTGACGTTGCTGAAACATGAGAACTTAGTGAGGCTTAGAGGCTTTTGCTGCTCTAAAGGGAGAGGAGAGTGTTTCCTTATCTACGAGTTCGTCCCTAATGGTAATCTCTTGCAATATCTTGACGTCAAGGATGAGAGTGGTGATGTTCTTGAATGGACTACTCGAGTTACCATCATAAATGGAATCGCCAGAG gcATTGTTTACTTGCATGGAGAGAATGGGAACAAGCCTGCAATAGTTCACCAGAATCTATCAGCAGAGAAGATCCTCATTGACCATTGGTATAATCCTTCTCTTGCGGACTCTGGTCTCCAGAAGCTTTTCACGGATGATATCGTCTTTTCGAAGCTCAAAGCAAGTGCTGCGATGGGATACTTAGCTCCTGAGTACATAACTACGGGAAGGTTCACTGACAAGAGCGACGTCTACGCCTTTGGTATGATTCTGTTGCAGATACTCAGTGGCAAAAGCAAAATCAGCCATTTGATGATCTTACAAGCTGTAGAGTCTGGAAGACTGAACGAAGATTTCATCGATCCAAATCTTAGAAAGAAGTTCCCGGAGACAGAAGCTGCTCAGCTCTCTAGACTTGGTCTTCTCTGCACTCATGAATCCTCAAACCAGAGACCATCCATGGAAGACGTTGTGAAAGAACTTAATAAACTCTCATGA
- the LOC106396174 gene encoding pentatricopeptide repeat-containing protein At2g45350, chloroplastic-like: MLVFAHSHHHPWSSISPTIHLLGTCKTSHDLNKLHARLITTGLIKNPDLTTRIVLAFASASSRRPLLAEFARCVFHEHHVSSSGEVKDPFLWNAVIKSHSHGVDPIKALSLLCMMLESGVPVDKFSISLALKACSRLGYVKEGMQIHGLLIKSRTWSDLFLQNCLIGLYIKCGFLGFARQVFDRMPERDSVSYNSMIDGYVKCGLVESAGELFDLMPREKRNLITWNSMIGGYAQRADGVDVAEKLFDEMPEKDLISWNSMIGGYVKHGRIEDAKGLFNVMPRRDVVTWAIMIDGYGKLGLVHVAKTLFDQMPHRDVVAYNSMMSGYVQNRYHMEALEVFNHMEKESHLTPDETSLVIVLSAIAQLGRLSKAIDMHLYIVEKQFPLSGKLGVALIDMYSKCGSIQHAMRVFEGIESKSIDHWNAMIGGLAVHGLGESAFDMLLQIERRSIKPDHITFVGVLNACSHSGLVKEGLLCFELMRRKHKIEPRLQHYGCMVDILARSGSIKLAKNLIEGMPIEPNDVIWRTFLTACSHHKEFETGELVAKHLILQGGYNPSSYVLLSNMYASNGMWKDVRRVRTMMKEKKIEKIPGCSWIELDGRVHEFLCR, from the coding sequence ATGCTCGTCTTCGCGCACTCTCATCATCATCCATGGAGTTCGATTTCACCCACCATCCACCTCCTCGGAACCTGCAAAACATCACACGACTTAAACAAACTCCACGCTCGATTGATCACGACGGGACTCATCAAAAACCCCGATCTCACGACGAGGATCGTCCTCGCCTTCGCCTCCGCCTCCTCTCGACGCCCGTTGCTCGCTGAATTCGCGCGTTGTGTCTTCCACGAGCATCATGTATCTTCTTCCGGAGAGGTGAAAGATCCGTTTTTGTGGAACGCGGTGATCAAATCTCACTCTCACGGAGTCGATCCGATAAAAGCTCTGTCCTTGCTCTGTATGATGCTCGAGAGCGGCGTTCCCGTCGACAAATTCTCGATCTCTCTCGCTTTGAAAGCGTGTTCGAGGTTAGGGTATGTAAAGGAAGGGATGCAGATTCATGGGTTGTTGATAAAGTCTAGAACTTGGTCGGATTTGTTTCTGCAAAACTGCTTGATCGGGTTGTACATAAAGTGTGGCTTTTTAGGGTTTGCTCGCCAGGTGTTCGATAGAATGCCTGAGAGAGACTCTGTTTCTTATAACTCGATGATTGACGGGTATGTTAAATGTGGATTGGTTGAATCCGCGGGCGAGTTGTTTGATTTGATGCCGAGGGAGAAGAGGAATTTGATAACTTGGAACTCTATGATCGGCGGGTATGCTCAGAGAGCAGATGGAGTTGACGTGGCGGAGAAgctgtttgatgaaatgccggAGAAGGACTTGATTTCGTGGAACTCGATGATCGGTGGATATGTGAAACACGGGAGAATCGAGGATGCTAAAGGTTTATTCAATGTGATGCCAAGAAGGGATGTGGTTACTTGGGCTATTATGATCGATGGGTATGGGAAGTTGGGTTTGGTTCATGTGGCTAAGACTCTGTTTGACCAAATGCCACATAGAGATGTTGTGGCGTATAACTCTATGATGAGTGGTTACGTTCAAAACAGGTATCACATGGAAGCTCTTGAAGTATTTAACCACATGGAAAAGGAGAGTCACTTAACACCAGATGAAACGAGTTTAGTGATAGTTCTCTCTGCAATTGCTCAGCTTGGTAGATTATCTAAAGCCATTGATATGCATTTGTACATTGTGGAGAAACAGTTTCCTTTAAGTGGAAAACTCGGAGTTGCTCTTATCGATATGTACTCGAAATGCGGAAGCATACAGCACGCCATGAGGGTCTTCGAGGGAATCGAAAGCAAAAGTATCGATCATTGGAATGCCATGATTGGTGGGCTAGCTGTTCACGGTCTCGGCGAATCCGCATTCGACATGCTTCTGCAGATCGAAAGACGCTCCATAAAACCTGACCACATCACTTTCGTTGGAGTCCTAAACGCCTGCAGCCACTCTGGTTTGGTGAAGGAAGGCCTTCTCTGCTTTGAGCTAATGAGGAGAAAACACAAGATAGAACCAAGACTGCAACACTATGGATGTATGGTGGACATACTAGCGAGATCAGGAAGTATAAAGCTAGCCAAAAACTTAATAGAGGGAATGCCGATTGAGCCAAACGATGTCATATGGAGAACGTTTCTAACCGCGTGTAGTCACCATAAGGAGTTTGAAACGGGAGAGCTCGTCGCGAAACACCTTATTTTGCAGGGTGGCTATAATCCTAGCTCATATGTGCTTCTCTCCAACATGTATGCTAGTAATGGAATGTGGAAGGATGTTCGCAGAGTTAGAACgatgatgaaagaaaaaaagatagaaAAGATTCCTGGATGTAGCTGGATTGAGCTTGATGGAAGAGTCCATGAGTTTCTTTGTAGATAA
- the LOC106395524 gene encoding uncharacterized protein LOC106395524: MKLVWSPETASDAYIDTVRSCKNYKESGVAEFLSATAAGWNARLIVETWSRGDPIATSVGLAVAAAHTSGRHVCIVPDEQSKHEYVLAMRGAVSTEATEVVVVRESTENTMEEFPGVDFLVVDSKRREFLRTLRSAKLSNKGAVLVCKNAAQRAASGFKWQDVLNGGTRVARSVFLPVGNGLDIAHVGAIGGLQRGESRKHPSRWIRHVDHLSGEEHLFRR, encoded by the exons ATGAAGCTTGTTTGGTCGCCCGAAACCGCCTCTGACGCCTACATCGACACCGTTAGATCA tGTAAGAACTACAAAGAATCAGGAGTGGCGGAGTTCTTATCAGCTACAGCGGCTGGATGGAACGCGAGGCTAATCGTCGAGACATGGTCACGCGGGGATCCAATCGCGACAAGCGTGGGACTAGCGGTTGCTGCAGCTCACACGTCAGGGAGACACGTGTGCATAGTACCAGACGAACAGTCGAAACATGAGTACGTATTAGCCATGAGAGGAGCGGTTAGTACGGAAGCTACGGAGGTCGTGGTGGTCAGAGAATCTACAGAGAACACTATGGAGGAGTTTCCCGGCGTGGACTTCTTGGTGGTGGACTCAAAGCGACGAGAGTTCTTAAGAACGCTGAGGTCTGCGAAATTAAGCAACAAGGGCGCCGTTTTAGTGTGTAAAAACGCCGCGCAGAGAGCGGCATCTGGGTTCAAATGGCAAGATGTGTTGAATGGAGGAACACGTGTAGCGAGATCCGTATTTTTGCCTGTTGGGAATGGGTTAGATATCGCACACGTGGGAGCTATCGGTGGTCTCCAACGTGGTGAATCAAGAAAGCATCCTAGCCGTTGGATAAGACACGTGGATCATCTATCGGGAGAGGAGCATTTGTTCAGACGATAG
- the LOC106390179 gene encoding uncharacterized protein LOC106390179: protein MTRVKLGIVCGVSGLFLDSLSDCRVVKMGDPFGGRFGNFGGFRGSLFGGRDPFDDPFFTRPFEDLLEPNTFSSGAASFSNNNNNGGRGLTIEELPSDEEDEGKDIGSDEEQHTGSENQPSVEHPEDDSDAERRIQNVNQRSKGAESRAKTFRHHTSKVTYGGIDGAYYTSSRTRRAGSDGVVVEESREADKTSGEATHRISRGINDKGHSVTRKLNSSGGVESTQTLHNLDEEELSGFEEAWKGNSSLANHDESTGSDHSFGGWLLPSLDQTRRRPDQFQTGSRRSARGDKKVVRINIE from the exons ATGACACGTGTCAAACTG GGAATTGTCTGTGGAGTTTCTGGTCTCTTCTTGGATTCTCTCTCAG attgCAGAGTTGTGAAGATGGGCGATCCATTTGGTGGTAGATTTGGAAATTTTGGAGGGTTTAGAGGTAGCTTGTTTGGAGGAAGAGATCCTTTTGATGATCCTTTCTTCACTAGGCCGTTTGAGGATTTGCTCGAACCAAACACCTTTAGTTCAGGTGCTGCTTCCTTTAGTAATAACAACAATAATGGTGGGAGAGGGTTAACAATTGAAGAGTTACCatctgatgaagaagatgaagggaAAGATATTGGAAGTGATGAAGAACAACATACTGGTTCAGAGAATCAGCCATCTGTTGAACACCCCGAAGATGATTCTGATG CTGAGAGGAGGATTCAGAATGTGAATCAAAGGAGTAAAGGTGCTGAGTCTCGAGCTAAAACATTCAGACATCACACCTCTAAGGTTACATATGGTGGGATAGATGGTGCTTACTATACATCTAGTAGAACCAGAAGAGCAGGCAGTGATGGA GTGGTGGTTGAGGAAAGCAGAGAGGCTGATAAGACTTCGGGTGAAGCTACTCATAGGATCTCCAGAGGAATCAATGATAAG GGACATTCGGTTACTAGGAAGCTTAACTCGAGTGGTGGTGTAGAATCAACACAGACTCTTCACAACCTTGATGAAG aGGAACTAAGTGGCTTTGAAGAAGCATGGAAAGGCAACTCATCTCTTGCTAATCATGATGAATCCACTG GCTCTGATCATAGTTTTGGGGGATGGCTTCTTCCATCTCTCGACCAAACTCGTCGCCGACCAGACCAGTTTCAGACCGGTTCAAGGCGTTCTGCACGTGGAGATAAGAAAGTTGTCCGCATCAACATTGAGTAA